Part of the Zingiber officinale cultivar Zhangliang chromosome 8A, Zo_v1.1, whole genome shotgun sequence genome, CCGAAGGGGACGGCGTCGCCGTAGAGGCCGACGGTGATCCGGCCGGCGGGCGCGCCGTCGATGGCGACATCAAGGAAGGCTTTCTCTGTGATCGTTTGGGCGCTGCAGTCGGTGGTGGAAGTAGGCACTTCGTCAGCCTTCGCCTGCCTGTACCAGAAGGTGGAGACGAGGAGGGGCAGCGTAGAGGCAGCAGCGACGGCGAGGTCTCGCCGAAGGAGTTTGTGAGGTCTTGGAACTTGGAAGGGAAGACCGGTGGCTGGCGGTGTTGGAGGAGACTGCAGAATTGGAAGTTGTGGGTTCAGGGACTGGTGCAGGATCTGCTTCATTTTTGCGAATATTCGATTTCATTTATGGTAGACCGATTCCCCGAGTTTTCGCCATTAATATTAACTTGGTCAGTGTTGCTTTGGCGACTGGTTCTACTTTGTTCCGATGCCTGTGGATAAGGAAAGAAGATTGGTGGTCTATCCATTTTATTCAATGGAAGGGAGGTCATGAAGTgtttctttaattatttttttaaagacaAATTAATGCTTTGGAGTGATGATAGCATGTAAAAGGTGAATAAGATCCTCAGTACTTCTGTCAATTATCTGAAGattaatatgaaaaaaataaatcatgaaccactactaatttttgaaataatgatGATAGCATCCAAGCAGATGGGGAAGAACATGATCTGCCAATTTTATGCAAGATTAAATTCTTCCACTACAACTACAAAATTAATGGAAATTGAAAAGACACCTTCAACAAGCACAGATTCGATTCCAATTTACCATTCTGCATGCAGGTAAGCAAAAGAGATCCGTTTCAGCCCAAGGGCAATAGTGCATTACGTATTCTAGTGGTTAACCGCAACAACAAGTCTTGTATAACCAGTAAACCTCTTTGGGCGGATCAAAATTCATTAAGGAaaaaagaagaggaaaggaaagaTATTTAGAAATTTAGTAGAAGTTAAAAAGGATTTCTTAGAGAAAAAACATTCCAATGTGATGGCATCATTTGGCTCAAATATACCAACATGATCTGCATATAGAAAGGTTCCAAACTGATGTGATCCAATTACCGATAATTTCAACAACTGATATATAAAAATTAGCATGGAAGAAAGAAATGCAATTATTAGCAAATCTTGCAGAAAAGCATAGAAACAGGGATGATGCTTGTGCCACTATCTAGCAAGTAGCACCTAAATTTGGAAAAAGCGAATAATGGACAAGTTCAGTTGCATGTCGCATTCGATCAAATGCGATGTTTCCACTTTATTGAGAGACAATTCTATGAAAACTAAAATAGAATGGAACTCAACAACACTATACATATAAATATAAAGATCAAATTTTCTGGATGGATAAGTGTAAGAGGGTGAAGTGTAACGAAATTTCAAGATTTTGCAGGAAAATCTTGctgatatgctagagaaatgaatTTACCTTGTTGGAAGATGAGCTTTACATGAAAATGTAGTTCTAGCATCTCTAAGCAATTTCCACCACCTTCGAAGAAGATAGTGGAATAAGGTATTCTATCTCTGTTTTAAATCCCATGCTCAAAATGCATAGTTTGAAATGCTATAGATGCCTCAATGGAACACTCCATGTGACTAGAAACTCGGTGATTGAAAGGTTTCAATTGTTAATCTtcacaaataaaaataaaggtaagcTCTTGAAAAATACAATGATCCCCTATATCAACTAATTTGATGGAGCTCACTGAAGCACAACTTCTGAGTAAAGACACAATCCAATTGAATGGTTTTGCCTGTTTTATTCTTTCATGGAAACTAATGGCTTCACCAGGAAATCCTAACTCAGAGTCCTGAAGTCAAACACTTACAATGCCGCGCTTCATGTACTATCTTGTCCAGAGGAAATTGTACAACCAACCCTAAATTTAAGCATAAagtaataaacaaataaataaatggtTTTGACATCAACCAGGCATGCATAGAGCTTACAAAAACAGTTCCTAGGAGGACATGCAGAAATAGACTTTTTATTTAAATTCACTTAGTAGCCAGACAAACAAAAACATCACAACCAAATAATACAACTTTGTGTCAAATTTAACAATGCCCCATAAGACTCCTTTCATGACTGTTCAATAAACTactcaattttcttctataaaatCATCCTCATGAATGTCCGGAGAGTCCAATGATCAGGAGCTTGATAATTAAGATGTTATCAACATTTTTTGGACTACTAAAGAAGTAGTTCAATGCACGAAGCTCCGGTCGATACGGGATCCCAGGAAAGGTTCTATTGTTGCAACCTTACCCTattttgcaagaggttattttcaaaactcaaatccgTGACCTCAAGGTCACACGGAAATAACTTTACCATTATGCCAAGATCCCCTTCGTATTTTGCACTACTACTTGAAGGTAAATTTGTAGATAGATGTCCTTTAGATTTCAAACTTGCCCAAAATCGTGAAATATTCTGAGTGAGGAGTGCACTAAAAGTACCATTGAAACACTTCTGACTGTAAGAAGCAGAAAGTGTATCTCAATTTTTGAAATGTAACCGAGTGTATTATACTCAGTAGCAACTAGTAAGTATAGCTTCATGCAAATTCAGTCACATGTTTTTCAACAAAGAAACACTTTGGTGGATATCTCAAGAATGAGAGGATTCCTAAATAAATTTTCGAAAGCCAGGTTCCTTTAGGTTAAATCTCCCAATCCTTGTCCTTTGCACCACTGGTGAACTCAATGCAAAAGAGTTTTATCAAACGTTCTACATAGAGCTTAATGAATTCTAAATAGCAGGGATCACAGTTTCTTGTTAGTGTATTCCACTTGCATATCAATTTTCAAAGCGACAGCTTATATCATTTTCACAAGTATTGACCATAAAATTCTTATTTTAGCCAGCAAAAGAAAatgttaatatttatttatttattttgcagaATGCAGCAAATGAAAAATAGTGTTAGGAGAACGACAAGTAGAACAGAACTCAAAAAACAATTTGTTGAGTGAATTATGAGTGCTGACCTTAGTATCGTAGCATGTCGTGCACCTTCTTCATCAACCCAGCAGTATTTGCCCACCTAGTCAAAGACAAATGGAAAAAGGATTATCAACGTTATAGAAGCCCGAGCTAGGAAATCGCACTTCTGCAGTCAAACGATCGCATTAGTGCCCTTTTCTCTAATTTCTCATCTCCTTCGTCGGAGGATCATAAGGCCAATCCCTGCCCCCCGGTATAAGGAAAAGTTTAACAAATGAATTAAGAAACGCACAAGGAGCCAAAGGAACGGAAAGAAGACAATTCTGGCGAGTACGAACTCTCCGTCGAGAAGAACCTCCTTCTGCAGACGAGCTCGCTTGCAAGAGCTGAATCCCAATGGCTTCCTAGCGCCTAGTTCTCAGTAGACCCAAAGCCCTCGGCGAGTTTGTCCTTATACTTGGCGAGCTTCCCCTTAAACGAATATTTGTAGGTATTATCCACTACCTCTTTGGACACTACCACCGCCTTCGGAGCGGCGGCAGCAGCCGCTTTACCGGCCATTGAGATCGACGCGAACAGAGGAAGGCAAATGATGCCTCCCCTCTCATCGCTGGGGGAGTACAATGTGGGCACATGAGATAGGTCGTGGGCACGGGACGAACGAATCACTTTTGCGACGCATTGGGAGTAAAGCGCCcggtttgatttaatttttgtaTATAATATATTtcagatatatattttttaataattttgttttcgatttattttaagtataaattaattatattagttCAATATGCATAGATAAATCCTAACAAATATATCAGCTGATTGAGAAGCTGAAAAAAAACAGAGTGGAGGAAGACTACATGCAAGTGCAACTACTGTTGAGTGATTCAGACACAATCGAACAGCTTTGAACTATTTCCCAATCAATTTTTTGAGTAAGGGTAGCCTTGAAAATGATCTAAATAATGTCACATTTAATATAATACTAATTGtccaaataattttattttattcatattTCAGGTGTTTGAATTCACCCGACTCGAATAATTTGACATTAGTATGATATAAAATGCATTTTATGAAGCAAAGATCAAATTCAAAAAAATACAAAATGTCATGATAATTGTGGAGTTCGATAAAACTCATTCAACCATTGCTAGGTCTGACCTGCTACTGCCGATGCCCGAAGTGAAAGAGCGAGAAAGAGAAGATTGGCGTCTTTTGCCAAGAGCAGCTGGCTGGCGTACACAATTAGGTATTGTCGACATGAACATGTGAATTAAATCGTTTAATCTGTGCAAGAATGGCGAGTCATATTTTGTTTTGTGTCTATATATTCATTCACGAGCTCAACGCGACGGTGGAATCACAATTCTTGCAATTATTATACTTACGCAAGCATTCCTGCAGATGGTCGCAATATGCCAAACACATGGCGAACAAGACGATTTGAGCTGTACAGATTCAAAAAAAGTCTTCCTCAACTGAAGTAGGAGGTGCACGAACACCACATGCCTTGGGAACATTTTGTAGTTATTGCATAGAAAAATAACGACGGAAAATCCTACAAGAATGGAAACGTGTTGGCATATGCCAACAATCATTGACTTCATCCCTAAACTCAATTCTCCCGTTTTCCTCTGTCAAAAAAGTTGCTCTGCTTCCCAAAATGAATTTTCTCGCTGTTTCACTGAGCAGGAAAAATTAAGAGATTACGGGATGACAAGGATGAATCTCTGTGTGTGGATCTTGGGACGTTGCTCTCAGCGACGCTGGCGTGTCGTTATCAATCATGGAGAAAAGGTAGACTCATGCAAAAGCTAAAACGCGAGCAGTACGTCAGTACGTGGTTTTCCGCAAGGTGAGAAAACCCCAATTGGTTATGGGTGtcggtgattttttttttaaggaaaaaaaattgtgTCGGTCAGTTAGTCTAATTCAAACAGTGACAGCCAAGAGTTGATCCTTGGTTTGATATGGGCTCGGAACACACTAAAGAATGAATGGCCTCAGGACGCAGGAACTGAACCACACTTCTGGCTATTAtaaaaaaacagagaaagtaGAATGAGATAATTGGAAGAGGGGAAGGAGAAGGGGAattggaggaagaggaggagaagaagaagaaatgaaggctGTCAGGTCTTATCCCAGGCCTGAGCCAAAGAGGGTCGGAAATGGTCTAATCATCACGTCCATGGTTCTTTCTCTCTGCATCCTCTCGCTCATCAGGACTCGATATATTTCCTCCCCATTTGGTCCGTCTTATCTACACTTGTTCTTATGGTTTTTGTTGTGTGTGAATCTTTGGTTCTCATGTACTCCGTTCTTGTCGCAGGAAAGTCACAGGATTTGTCAGATAGGAGTCGCCGTCTTGTATCTAGAGGTAAGGATAGCAGCCCGAGTCACAATTAAATCATCTGAAATAGAAGAAAAAATGTCAAAACTGCAAACATCTAAAGAATTGTCTTTTTTAAAAGAGTGGAATCTGTCTTATTTTGCTCGCaggggaagaagatgaaggaaacaGAGTGCTGCTGGAAGAATTGAGAGAAGCCAAGAGACCGATATGTGTCGAAACAAGCCGTAGATCGGACGTTTGCGAGGCCTCCGGTGACGTAAGAGTGCAGGGTAGCTCCCAGACCGTCTTCGTAGACCGTGATCTCACAAGCCAAGAATGGAAGATTAAGCCTTACGCCCGGAAGCACGACAAGGGCGCGCTTGCCAACGTCAAGGAGTGGACCATCAAGGCAGTGCCTGACGAGGCTCCTCAGTGCACCGACAACCACTCTGTCCCCGCCGTCGTCTTCTCCGTCGGCGGGTACACCGGCAACCTCTTCCACGACTTCACCGACGTTCTCGTCCCGCTCTTCCTCACCACGCGCCACTTCCGCGGCGAGGTCCAGTTCGTGGTCACCGACGCCAAGGCCTGGTGGTTAATCAAGTTCAGCCAGGTCCTCAGGCAGCTTTCCAATTATGAGATTATCGACGCGGACGCCGACGGTGACGCGGTGCGCTGCTTCCCGCGTGTCGTCGCGGGGCTGACCTTCCACAAGGAGCTCGGCATCGACCCTGCAAAGTCCCCTAACGGATACGCCATGGCTGACTTCAAGGAGATGCTGCGGGAGGCGTACGGGCTCGAGCGCGCGGCCGCGGAGCCGGCCGGCGACAAGTGGGATGTGCGCCGTAAACCGCGGCTGCTGATCATCTCGCGCAAGGGCTCCCGGGTTTTCCTCAACGAGCGGGGCATGTCGGACATGGCCATGAGCCTGGGCTTCGACGTCCGCGTCGCCGACCCAGACGTCACCACGGACATCGGCAAGTTCGCGCGACTCGTGAACTCTGCCGACGTCCTCATCGGCGTCCACGGCTCCGGGCTAACCAACGTCGTCTTCCTCCCCCGCGGCGCCGTCTTCATCCAGGTTGTGCCGATGGGGAACCTGGGGTGGCTGGCCAGGGACACGTTCGAGAATCCATCGCCGGAGATGGAGCTCAAGTACTCAGCGTACCGGATCCAAGCCGACGAGAGCACGTTGAGCGACCAGTACCCGAAGGACCACCCCGTGTTTACGGATCCCCAATCCATCCACAAGAAAGGGTGGGGCGAGCTCAGCAGAATTTACTTGAATAACCAGAACCTCAAGCCACATTTGGGCAGGCTCAGGCTCGCATTGCTTGAAGCACTCAAGCTCCTCCCCCACAGCCACACCATGGCGCAGTAGTAGTTGCTTTCTTTCTCTTCCTTCCGAaacttttaattcattattttttttttattttttgttcttgTTGTATCGAGATCAGTAAATAGAATAGATGGGCAAATAGATCTATTTAATTACATATAGGTTTATATTCATACTACTGGTGTGCTGTTATATCAAATTAAGATAGTGAAAGAAGTTGATTCCGAAGCCAAGAAGTTGGCAGATGATGAAGTGTACTGGATTTTCAAATCACAATAAAAGAGGAGATCTCAGAACAATTGTTCTGGTTTTGTTTCGGCAGTGTTTCTGCTACGATTATTAAAACAGGCAAGCAGGAATTTCTGGTCGATATTTTGTGCTGCTGCGCTGCTTATGAGTTTAGTGAGGCCTCATCCCCAAATTCTCTATGCAGATATTAACTCTCCGTTTCAATCACTACATCCCTAATTGTGAATTTTAAAGTACAGAGTCAGGTCCATGATAGGCATTGCGGTAACAATAGACGGTCAATTGACAGACTCGAAGGATCAAAGCCAATAATTGTTGTGAGAATTTATTGACAGATCTCGCTCTCATGATCTGGACGCCTCGCCATTTAAGTCTGGTGGTGTGGCGCAATCAAAGATAGCTAGAGAGAGAGGCCACCTCAGTGGCAGGCAACAATATCTTAATAAAAGGACGAAATGAGTAGGGTGGTCAGTGGGGTGCATGTGAACCTCTTTCAACGCACTGCGACTTCACAACCACTACCGATTTGTGATGGAGTCGGAGGCTGGGAGAAGTTCAAAATCAACTCACTTTCCTGAAACGAAGCCGTGGGACCCACTTTTTGGTCAATCGGGTCGACTAAACCCGCCGTGCATGGTAACTCGGTGTTAGCCGTCGGCACGAAGGTTGCCGCAACAAACAACGCGGCGGTCGAGCCTAATTTAATACCTGGCAAATGCTAGCGAATACCGCGTGGATGGCTGGCCGCCGTATCCGGTTGATATCGTTGCCCATATCTGAGGGAATACTCTTATTATTGATAGCATatctttattataaaaaaaaagacgaaaacaaaaatgaaaaatagtgAGTCCAACTAAGGAGGACGGCGCGCCAATCAGAATGCTGAATAAAAACTCCAACGAAAAGAATCCTTTTATCACTTATATGTCAGgcgataatattttaaattttaaattttaaattttaaatccttttaaataaatttatatttgatgTCTTACTGTATAACTTATATCTTATTATTTTTTAGATTAACCTGTTCTTCAACCAATTAATTTGCCTGCCCACTTATTATTTTGTTAGCTCGATCTACTGTAcgatttcaaaatattaatttgagCAAGCTTTCGTGTTAGTATATGGTCCGAGCCTTCTAGACACATATTAGCTGTCCATACGCAGCAGTTCAAACAAAGACGAATACAAGACTCACGTTGCACGCAACTGTTTGCCAAACACAGACAAAATGGTTAGCAGAGAAATGGAAGGGCAGTTTCACATTCTGCTTCTTGAGGATGATCATGGAACGTGTGGCCCAGTCCACAATTAAGGCGCGGCGACACTCGGCCCCATTGCTAATTAATCTTATTCGAAAGTATTTCGGTACGAATTTCTCTATACCGACagttgaaactaggacaagtatGTGTCTTTTTGTCACTGGTGGAGCGTCCATGAGCCAATGAAACAATGTAATCTGTAGACACTACAATTTGCAATCAGTACATTCATGGTTAAATTTTTTTCTACTTCCTCCATATGCAATCTCTTTACACCACAATAAAAGTAAACCGTGTGCCCGTCTAAAAGCTTCTTAGCCTGGGCAAAAGGCTCAAAATCCCTATTAAAGTTCAAGTAAAACATGTACCTAAAATATCTTAAAAGAGTGAAAGATCAAAGGGAATCTTAGTTCATGTAATAAAAGATGACTCTGtgatataaaatttaaatcaagCAGGAAAAGTTTATAAATAAGGAGTTTTAAAATGGGAGTTTGTTTTCAGTGTTTTTGAACAAAGGAGGCCTTGTTTGGCCTTTAAAATGGAGCTCTCTTTCTAGCGAGGCGAACTGGATAGCTCTCTTTTCATCAGATGCAGTGATGCAGGGTGGTTCTGTGCACCCAACAATGTGGATAAGTTTTCTAACTTTtggaataaattttcttttatttcgttTCTTGTTGGGTGAAAGTTCTCCGTGCACTTTCATATAAGCAGGGTGGTTCTggaaattaaatatgattttaatttcCTGAGCAATCGGTTAACATGCTTGAAGGAATTAAGGAAGCTATAGCTAAATAAGGCTGAACTTTGTGAAAGAATCTGCTTCTTAAATAAGATTTCGC contains:
- the LOC122012308 gene encoding alpha-1,3-arabinosyltransferase XAT3-like, whose amino-acid sequence is MKAVRSYPRPEPKRVGNGLIITSMVLSLCILSLIRTRYISSPFGKSQDLSDRSRRLVSRGEEDEGNRVLLEELREAKRPICVETSRRSDVCEASGDVRVQGSSQTVFVDRDLTSQEWKIKPYARKHDKGALANVKEWTIKAVPDEAPQCTDNHSVPAVVFSVGGYTGNLFHDFTDVLVPLFLTTRHFRGEVQFVVTDAKAWWLIKFSQVLRQLSNYEIIDADADGDAVRCFPRVVAGLTFHKELGIDPAKSPNGYAMADFKEMLREAYGLERAAAEPAGDKWDVRRKPRLLIISRKGSRVFLNERGMSDMAMSLGFDVRVADPDVTTDIGKFARLVNSADVLIGVHGSGLTNVVFLPRGAVFIQVVPMGNLGWLARDTFENPSPEMELKYSAYRIQADESTLSDQYPKDHPVFTDPQSIHKKGWGELSRIYLNNQNLKPHLGRLRLALLEALKLLPHSHTMAQ